DNA sequence from the Atribacteraceae bacterium genome:
TTACCCGGAAAATGTTGACGTATTTTATCCAACGGGTCTGTGGGAAAAGCATTGTGAAACCGGATATCGTCATTTGTGTTCCTTCCGGGGGCACTGAAGTTGAGAAGCGGGCGGTTTTGGATGCGGCTTATCATGCTGGAGCGCGTAAAGCGTACCTGATCGAAGAACCGATGGCCGCCGCGCTGGGAGCGGGACTCGATGTTGCCGAGCCCTCGGGAAGTATGGTGATCGATATCGGTGGGGGAACCACGGACATTGCCGTTTTGTCGCTGGGTGGAATAGTCGCCAGTCAATCGGTGCGCATCGGCGGCGATAAGATGGATGATTTTCTCGTGCGGCACCTCCGGAAGAAATTTAACCTGATGATCGGAGAACGGACCGCAGAAGTGCTCAAGATTGAGGTCGGTTCCGCTATGCCGCCCGATGAAGAGGTGGCGGCCCGGGTCAAGGGACGGGACTTGGTAACCGGTCTTCCCAAAGCGATAACCATCACTTCCTCCGAGATCTATAAGTGTCTTTACGAGCCGCTGGCAACCATTTTGGATGCCACCCGGGTTGTCCTGGAACACACGCCACCGGAATTGGCCGCCGATATCGGCGAGAAGGGGATTTGCCTGACGGGAGGCGGTGCGCTTTTACGGGGATTGGATGAAATGATTTCTAAGGCTTTGGGAACCCCGACCTATGTCGCAGAAGAACCAATTTCCTGTGTAGCCCTTGGTGCTGGCAAGGTTCTGGATAATCTAAAGTCTTTGCGGGACGGATTTCTCTATACCAAGGGAAGGAATGGGTAAAGAGTGAAAAGTAGTCACCGACTGAAACGTCTCGCCCTATGGACGAGTTTAGCGTTTTTCCTCCTCTTTTCCGGGGCTTCTGCAACGGCCGACGAATTTAGCTACCTTCCTCTGTCGGAAGTGACCCGGGGGATGTCCGGATATGGCCGTACGGTCTTTTATGGAACCACCATCGAGAATTTCGCCATTGAAGTCATGGATGTTGTCCGGGCCGAACGGGTTGAAGAGAGTTACTTTGTTATCCAGGTGGTAGACGAAAGGCTCCGCCAGCTGGGAGGAATATCGGCCGGTATGAGTGGGAGCCCGATTTACCTGGAAGGGGAGATCGCTGGGGCCCTGTCCTATAGCTGGGAAACCAGGGACAACCTGATCGGTATTGTCACGCCCATCGAGGCGATGATGCAACTGTGGGACAGACCGCGCGAGACGACCCTTGTCCAGGCCAATCCCTATTCCAACCTTCTGATGCTGGGTTTTGACGGGCGCGGCCAGGAACTCATTCGTCGCCACTCTTCCTTCAAGAGCCTCCTTGCTCTTCCCCGTCTTTTTCTTGGCCGCCCCGAAACCCAGGAGACCGGAGAACTCGAACCGGGCAGCGCCGTGGGGATACAATTGATCAGCGGCGATGTCGATGTGGTTTCCATCGGGACTCTCACCGCTCTGGACGGCGACCGATTTCTGGCCTTTGGACACCCCTTTCTCCACCGTGGTTCAGCCAACTACATTTTAACTTCGATGTTTGTCAATTTCAGCATCAAAGGAAAAGACTATCCCTTCAAAGTCGGTTCCCCCATTGAGCCGGTGGGCATTGTCGATGAGGACCGGACTGCTGGTATCAGCGGACGATTGAACATTTTCCCGTTGACGACTAAGTCCACGGTCGTAGTGGGGAAAGAGGCCGAGGGGTCGACCCGCAAATTTAATTTCGATATTGTGCAGGATGAGAAAATCATCGTCGAATTCATGCCGGGGGTGATTCTGGATTCCATCGACCGGGTCCTTGACAGCCAGATTCCCGGGAGTTCCCGGGTCACCGTCGCTATCGAAGCGGGTAACGAACTTTTTTTCAACGAGTTTTTTTGGGCCAGTCAATTGGATATTGCGAGCCTCGCAACCAATAATTTGGGAAAGATCCTCGAAATTTATTTTCTCAACCCTTTTGTCCCGGTGGTGGCTGAAAAAGTCGATATTCAGATTGTGATCACCCCTGAGGTACGGGAAGCCATATTCCAGTCACTTTCTCTCCCTTCTGAAGTGAAGCGGGGTGAGGTTTTAGAGGGGACAGTGGATATTCACCTGCACCGGAAAGGGACCAGAAGTATCGATTTTACTGTGCCGGTACCCTTCGATTTTCTCCCGGGCGAAACTGATGTAACGATTCGAGGCCTTGCAGGGGGGGTGATCGCACCGACTGCGGCCGTCGATTTTCAAACTTTCCTGGAAGATCGGTTGAACGAGATCAAGACCAACGGTTTTCTGGTCGAACTGAGCAGCAAAGGTGATGTTTACGGATATGAGGATAGTCGGACTTTTTATTCCCACCGGGTCTCTTTGCCCTTCGTGATGAACGGAAGCTACTCCGGGAGCATCTTGGTCAGGGAGTGACCCCCTTGAAGAAAGGATGGTTGGTTCTCGGTCTTGTCCTGGTTTTTGGTCTAGTGGTCTTAGTTTTCCAGGGAAACCGGATAACCAAATATCTCTTCACCTTGGTGCTTGATCGGTTCCAGGCCCTTGATCACCTGTATACGTTGGATTTTGAAGCCATTAGATATCAATGGCCACTGGGTTTGGTGCTGGATAATCTGGATATCCAGGGGGAAAATGCTCAGCTGAACACTCCTTCCCTGACGGTTCGCTGGTCTATCAGCGACCTCCTACGCGGGAACATCGTCCCCCTCCTTACAGCGGACCAGATAACCATCTCCACACATACTCTCACCTTCTGGTCGGATTTACCGACAATGAACCTCAGCGATCTTCCCGACTTTCGCCTCCTGGTTGAAAACCTCATGGTGGGTGGTCAAGGTGCGCTTCCCTGGACATTCTCGATCCGGGCTCAAAAAACAAGCGGTCGGATGGACGTGATTGCCGCCAGTGAATTGTTTTCTATGGAAGGAATCTACCGGACGGGAGAGTCGGCGCACTTGGTGGTGACCGGTTTTACCGTCTTGCCCGGAGCAGTTCTCCAGGCTGAATGGGATTTCCGAAACGAGATTGTTACGGCCGGCTTTACCAGCCTGGAGGGGATCTCTTTTTCGCTGGTTACCTCTCCCGAAGTTTCACTAGATGACCTTGTTTTATCCGATCTGCGTATAACTGCAGAGGGATGGGAAGGGTTCGTTTTTTCAGGGGAAGCCCGGCTTGCTCTCAGCGAGGGATTCCGAGGTCGTCTGGAAGGTTCCTGGCAGGATAACCAAAGAAATGGCGACATTACTTTGCTGTTTCTTTGTGCCCCGACGTTTGATGAAGTGGCCGGCACTCTGATCCTGGATTCGTCGGAACCTGCCGGCAGGGCACACAGTGATTTCGTCTGGACCCTGTCTACGGGAGCCCTTTGGGGAGAACTACTGGATGGTTCACACTGGTTTGGGAGTCCGCTCCGGGCGGTTTATGAGGGGCACCTGTCTTCAGTGGGTTTAGATGTGTTTTACAAAATCGCAGATTTTGACTGTGCCCTTTTACCGGTTCCGGGTCTGGTTGGAGTAGGGACTCTCGCGGGAAAAATTGAGTATGCTCCTTCGGATGGCTGGCAGGTGACGGGAGCATTTTCCTCCGAAGCGCTGACGGTCAACGGATTCATTCTACGTAACCCGCACCTGGATTTATATTTCAGCGAAGGTCAGGATATCGGTTTTGAGGGAAACGCGGCCCTTCTGGGCGGTACGGTGGGATTTTCCGGGACCTTCGGGGCCACTGGTTATAAACTGGCGGGACAGTTTCAGAACATCTCACCTGACTTTCTCTGGGATCCCGTTATTCCGGTGCGGGGTTCCCTGTCGGGAGACATTGAGATATATTCTCAGGAAGGAAACGGAGAAACGGTTGTGCGGCTGGCCCTGCACGACGGGACGATTTTTTGGGATGAGTTGGAAATTGGGAGGGTAGGCGGGGGAGAAGTCCTCCTGATTGGCGGGGACGTGCAGGTCTCCGGGATGCGGATTAACCAAGGAAACGGCTTTCTCGAAGGATCTTTTTCCCGTCAGGTCGAGACCAGTCGGCTGGAAGGGACCCTCACCGCCGGGGATTTTCTGTTTACTTCCCGGGTGGGAGAACAGGACCTGGCGATGGTTCTGAGCGGCCAGCTCGCTTTCCTCCAGGAACCGGATCATCGGGAGATGACCCTCGATGGGGAGGTGACGTCGTGGAGGCTGGGGGCTATCGCTGGAGACCGGGCCACGTTTCGCGCCGCGCTGGATGGGGAACGGATCGTAGTCGACCGGTTTGAAATTGCGTTTCCGCAGGGGACTCTTACCTTGGCCGGAGAGTGTGTTCCCTACCGTTTTATCGATTTGGCAGGGAACCTTAGTCAACTGAAGATACCGGAAAACGAATTCGGTTTCACGGCGGAATTGCTCGATGTGGCGGTGATGGTGCAAGGGAGCTGGGACGAAGTGTTTTTTACTTTCTCCGGACAGGGTCATAACCTCTCGATCGGCGAGGGACCGCTGGGAGAATCCTTTGAAATTGAACTGGCTGGCCGGGGCGCCCTCCCGAAACCGGGGGAAACGGTTTACTTGGAGAGATATCTCGATCCGTCATTTCTTGATAAAGGATTCCTGAGAATATACGGTGTTCAGTTGGACCAGCTCGGGTTGACGGTTTTCCAGGAGCATGGTTTGACCGGAACTGCGGACTTTTTCGGCGATCTGCTATTCGGGGAGGAGCGCTGGGTGTTTGAGACGAAAAACCTGCTCATTCGTTCTCCGGCGGGATTGACCATTACCGGTGATCTTGCGGGGTCCTTTGTGGAGGGAAACGTGCATCTGACCCGGATCCAACTGTTCGAAGCCCAAAAAGGATTAAGCGTAATCGGCAGCGGAGTTTTCGATCCAGTGGAAGGAGTAGCCGCGCAGTTGCGGATCGAGGCCGACATCCGGCACGTTTTTCAGGACCACTTGGTAGACGTTCACCTGGTTGGCTCTTCCGAACTCACCGTAGAAGGCCTCCCGGACGACCTGCGGATTGGTGGTGACGTTTTCATCCGGAAACTAATCGTTTCCCGCGGAGGGGAAGAATTGCTGCGGTTCAGCGATCTCGAGGGACATCTGGAAGAAAGTACACTACTGATCAAGGGGGGGGTGGGAGAGGTGGCTGGGTTTCTTTTTCGACCCCACGGGGTCGTCTCGAGCGAGGGGATCGACCTGACCCTGGCCTTACGGGAGGAGGAAGGAGGAACGCCTGTCTTCGCCGGCCTCACGGCGGGACAATGGCGGGGAACTCTTACCCTGTCCGGGTTCTGGGATGATTTACAGGGAACGGGTGATCTGATCCTGTACGGTGGGTTGATCGATAAGACGCAACTCTCCACGGTACCGGGTACCCTGGATACCCTCGGAGAGATCGAACGCAGTTTCCACAAAATCCCCTTTCCGGTGAAGCTCTCCTTGCGGGTTGGTGATGCGCTCAAAGTAAAGACCAGGTTTCTTGACCTGACCATGAGCGGCGGTTTGGAGGTTCTTTTCCACCACGGCGAGACCGATATGGCCGGACGGCTCGCTGTGGTGGAAGGAGAGTATGATCTGGTGATGCACTCCTTCCCTCTGCAGGGATATGTGGTTTTCGGAAACCTCTTCGGATTCGTTCCCCAGATTGATTTTGAGGGACGAAAACAGATTGGGCGCCATCAGGTTACCCTACGCGCGAGCGGACCGCTTGATGATTACCGGTTTAATCTGGAAGCGCAGCCCGATCTGAGCCAGGAAGAACTGCTCTCCCTGTTAATATTGGGTTCGACCGAGGCCTATGGCACGCTTGACCGGATCAAACTTACCGGACCGCTTTTACAGGGTATTCAATTTCTTCTCGGAGACCCGAAAAGCCGGTTAACCGAAGACCTTTTTTTTGATTCCATCGAGTGGAAAACTCCGGGAGCGGAAGAGGACGACTTTTTTGGCTTCACATTGAATAAGGAGTTTGGCGAAAACCTTATCATCTGTTTTACTCAGGATTTGAGTGGGCAGTCCCGTTCTTCTGTCGGTCTCTCCCTAGACCTGAATCAGGAATGGTCTTTCCAGGCCGAACTGGCACAGGAAGGAGCCGTGGAATGGATGCTCGAATACCATACGCGATTTTAAGCGGAGACCGGAAAAAAAAGCATTGCCTATTTCCCGCCTGGCGAATACAATTGAAGGGGCGAGAACGGGTGGTCCGGTCTGGACAAGGAAAGGAGCCGATGTGAACCTTATGGTGCATACGATAGATTCTAGCGCGATACAAAGGAGGGTACCCGTAGTGAAGAGCACCAGAACGAAGCATGTCTTTTGGGCGCTGTGCATCCTTCTTGTTGTCTTTTTTTCCTGGAGCGCGGTGATTGCCCAGGTAGCCCCCCCCGTGGTCGCCATTCGGGTGGAAGGACATCAAAACATTAGTATGGACCTTATCTTATCCGCTGTCGAGTTGTCCCTGCGGGCACCTTTCAATTCGGAAATAATCCGTAACGATATCAATTCTATCTACGCCCTGGGATATTTCTCTAGAGTCTGGGTGGACACCGTCAGCTATCCGGACGGTATCGAAGTCATTTATAAAGTGGAAGAATTTCAGGTTATTAAGGAAATCCGCATCGAGGGAAACACGGTTGTCGAAGATGAGGTTTTATCCAACGAGATGGTTATCGCCCCTGGTCAGGTAATGAACTGGGAGATTTTTCAAAGGGACTTGGAACGGATCAAGGCGGCCTACAGTAATAACGGCTTTCTGGTGACTGCCATCGACGGGATCGGCTTTCAGGACGGCATTCTTACTTTCCAACTCCATGAGGGAATCATCGAAGCGGTGGTTTTCGAAGGCCTGGAAAAGACCAGCGAACATGTGGTCCGCCGGGAGCTGGTTTTTGCTGCACCTGTCGTCTTCGATTTTTCTTTGATCAACCGCAGTATGCGCGCGATCTTTAACCTTGGGTTTTTTGACGACGTTACCATAAAACTGGAGCCGGGTAGCGCGCGGGACATGGTTGTTCTGAATGTCAGGGTGCTGGAAAAGCTGACCGGTCAGGCCGGAGCCGGGGTGGGATATAATGCGGAAGACGGCTGGCTTGGTTTTGTCCGCTACCAGGAAATCAATTTCGGAGGAAATGCGCAACGAGTGGAGCTGCGTTATGAATTCGGAGCTCGGACTCTCTACCGTTTTTCATTCGAAGAACCCTGGTTGTTCGATACACCGACTTTCTTCGGACTGGAAATCCACGATCAGGTCCGGTTGCGCAAATACCGGATCGATCACGAGATTGTCGGGAGATATGAAGAAGGGAGAGTCGGCGGGCAGGTCACGCTCGGTAGGAATTTTGATGAGGAGTGGCGCTGGCGGTTACGCTATAAAACCGAGGAAATCACCCTGACTCACATCGAGGGAGAGATGCCCAACCGGGATGGTCGAATCAACACGCTGACGCCTTCGATCATCTACGATACACGGAATACCCCCCTCAATCCATCGGAAGGGTGGTATGGTATCCTGCAAGTGGAAATGGCCGGACGATTTCTGGGAGGCGATCAACACTATACGAAATACTCTCTGGATCTTCGAAATTATATCCCGGCGGGCGAGGAAGCGGTGGTGGCTCTCCGCCTACAGGCCGGACTGGCTGATACTGTCCTCCCGGAGTACGATCAGTTCGCGATTGGCGGTGTCGGCTCTTTACGGGGTTATGATCTTCATGAGTTCCAGGGGGATAAAATGTTGCTTTTCAACCTAGAATACCGCTGGGAAATCGCCGAGGGCACCCAAGTCGTCTTTTTCGGTGATGCCGGCTACGCTTGGGATCTTGACGATGCGATCGATTTTGGCGATATCCGGACCGGTTATGGAATAGGTTTGCGGGTCGACACCCCGATCGGTCCCCTCAGCTTGGACTACGGGATCGGAGAAGATAGGCCGCCTCAGACGTATTTTAGCATCGGTCACACATTCTAACCCGGT
Encoded proteins:
- a CDS encoding rod shape-determining protein, producing the protein MWNKRLGIDLGTATTLIYVQGKGIVLNEPSVVAVTKGMNNKVLAIGREAWEMIGKTPEYIVAHRPLKDGVIDDYEITRKMLTYFIQRVCGKSIVKPDIVICVPSGGTEVEKRAVLDAAYHAGARKAYLIEEPMAAALGAGLDVAEPSGSMVIDIGGGTTDIAVLSLGGIVASQSVRIGGDKMDDFLVRHLRKKFNLMIGERTAEVLKIEVGSAMPPDEEVAARVKGRDLVTGLPKAITITSSEIYKCLYEPLATILDATRVVLEHTPPELAADIGEKGICLTGGGALLRGLDEMISKALGTPTYVAEEPISCVALGAGKVLDNLKSLRDGFLYTKGRNG
- a CDS encoding BamA/TamA family outer membrane protein, translated to MKSTRTKHVFWALCILLVVFFSWSAVIAQVAPPVVAIRVEGHQNISMDLILSAVELSLRAPFNSEIIRNDINSIYALGYFSRVWVDTVSYPDGIEVIYKVEEFQVIKEIRIEGNTVVEDEVLSNEMVIAPGQVMNWEIFQRDLERIKAAYSNNGFLVTAIDGIGFQDGILTFQLHEGIIEAVVFEGLEKTSEHVVRRELVFAAPVVFDFSLINRSMRAIFNLGFFDDVTIKLEPGSARDMVVLNVRVLEKLTGQAGAGVGYNAEDGWLGFVRYQEINFGGNAQRVELRYEFGARTLYRFSFEEPWLFDTPTFFGLEIHDQVRLRKYRIDHEIVGRYEEGRVGGQVTLGRNFDEEWRWRLRYKTEEITLTHIEGEMPNRDGRINTLTPSIIYDTRNTPLNPSEGWYGILQVEMAGRFLGGDQHYTKYSLDLRNYIPAGEEAVVALRLQAGLADTVLPEYDQFAIGGVGSLRGYDLHEFQGDKMLLFNLEYRWEIAEGTQVVFFGDAGYAWDLDDAIDFGDIRTGYGIGLRVDTPIGPLSLDYGIGEDRPPQTYFSIGHTF
- a CDS encoding translocation/assembly module TamB domain-containing protein, producing MKKGWLVLGLVLVFGLVVLVFQGNRITKYLFTLVLDRFQALDHLYTLDFEAIRYQWPLGLVLDNLDIQGENAQLNTPSLTVRWSISDLLRGNIVPLLTADQITISTHTLTFWSDLPTMNLSDLPDFRLLVENLMVGGQGALPWTFSIRAQKTSGRMDVIAASELFSMEGIYRTGESAHLVVTGFTVLPGAVLQAEWDFRNEIVTAGFTSLEGISFSLVTSPEVSLDDLVLSDLRITAEGWEGFVFSGEARLALSEGFRGRLEGSWQDNQRNGDITLLFLCAPTFDEVAGTLILDSSEPAGRAHSDFVWTLSTGALWGELLDGSHWFGSPLRAVYEGHLSSVGLDVFYKIADFDCALLPVPGLVGVGTLAGKIEYAPSDGWQVTGAFSSEALTVNGFILRNPHLDLYFSEGQDIGFEGNAALLGGTVGFSGTFGATGYKLAGQFQNISPDFLWDPVIPVRGSLSGDIEIYSQEGNGETVVRLALHDGTIFWDELEIGRVGGGEVLLIGGDVQVSGMRINQGNGFLEGSFSRQVETSRLEGTLTAGDFLFTSRVGEQDLAMVLSGQLAFLQEPDHREMTLDGEVTSWRLGAIAGDRATFRAALDGERIVVDRFEIAFPQGTLTLAGECVPYRFIDLAGNLSQLKIPENEFGFTAELLDVAVMVQGSWDEVFFTFSGQGHNLSIGEGPLGESFEIELAGRGALPKPGETVYLERYLDPSFLDKGFLRIYGVQLDQLGLTVFQEHGLTGTADFFGDLLFGEERWVFETKNLLIRSPAGLTITGDLAGSFVEGNVHLTRIQLFEAQKGLSVIGSGVFDPVEGVAAQLRIEADIRHVFQDHLVDVHLVGSSELTVEGLPDDLRIGGDVFIRKLIVSRGGEELLRFSDLEGHLEESTLLIKGGVGEVAGFLFRPHGVVSSEGIDLTLALREEEGGTPVFAGLTAGQWRGTLTLSGFWDDLQGTGDLILYGGLIDKTQLSTVPGTLDTLGEIERSFHKIPFPVKLSLRVGDALKVKTRFLDLTMSGGLEVLFHHGETDMAGRLAVVEGEYDLVMHSFPLQGYVVFGNLFGFVPQIDFEGRKQIGRHQVTLRASGPLDDYRFNLEAQPDLSQEELLSLLILGSTEAYGTLDRIKLTGPLLQGIQFLLGDPKSRLTEDLFFDSIEWKTPGAEEDDFFGFTLNKEFGENLIICFTQDLSGQSRSSVGLSLDLNQEWSFQAELAQEGAVEWMLEYHTRF
- a CDS encoding SpoIVB peptidase S55 domain-containing protein, encoding MKSSHRLKRLALWTSLAFFLLFSGASATADEFSYLPLSEVTRGMSGYGRTVFYGTTIENFAIEVMDVVRAERVEESYFVIQVVDERLRQLGGISAGMSGSPIYLEGEIAGALSYSWETRDNLIGIVTPIEAMMQLWDRPRETTLVQANPYSNLLMLGFDGRGQELIRRHSSFKSLLALPRLFLGRPETQETGELEPGSAVGIQLISGDVDVVSIGTLTALDGDRFLAFGHPFLHRGSANYILTSMFVNFSIKGKDYPFKVGSPIEPVGIVDEDRTAGISGRLNIFPLTTKSTVVVGKEAEGSTRKFNFDIVQDEKIIVEFMPGVILDSIDRVLDSQIPGSSRVTVAIEAGNELFFNEFFWASQLDIASLATNNLGKILEIYFLNPFVPVVAEKVDIQIVITPEVREAIFQSLSLPSEVKRGEVLEGTVDIHLHRKGTRSIDFTVPVPFDFLPGETDVTIRGLAGGVIAPTAAVDFQTFLEDRLNEIKTNGFLVELSSKGDVYGYEDSRTFYSHRVSLPFVMNGSYSGSILVRE